The following coding sequences lie in one Leptotrichia hongkongensis genomic window:
- the rpmH gene encoding 50S ribosomal protein L34, translating to MTKRTYQPNKRKRKKDHGFRKRMQNKSGRNVLKRRRAKGRAKLSA from the coding sequence ATGACTAAAAGAACATATCAACCAAATAAAAGAAAAAGAAAAAAAGATCATGGATTTAGAAAAAGAATGCAAAATAAAAGCGGAAGAAATGTTTTAAAAAGAAGAAGAGCTAAAGGAAGAGCTAAATTATCAGCATAA